The following nucleotide sequence is from Hylaeus volcanicus isolate JK05 chromosome 3, UHH_iyHylVolc1.0_haploid, whole genome shotgun sequence.
AATCGGACCCGCACTCTACGATCTACAAGCTCTCCgtttttccaaacaaatttcccTTTGATCCCGCGTTCGAACGCGCGAACCTTTTCGCAAACGTTGTATCGTTTTCTATGCGCGTCGCTTCCGACCGGTACTTACGGTTCCCGATATCGGCGTCGTTACGCCCGCGACAAAACAGACTGATGGGGCGtcgaaaaaagagaaaataacgTTCACGGGATCCAGGCGCGGACAGGAAGGAGTTAACGTCAATGACGCGCGACGGTTTTTCGTTCAGCTGGTAAAAAACCGTAGCTTCGACGTCACGTTCGAGCGTCGCTATACATTTCCATCATATCGCGGACGGACGCTGGACGACAGGGACGGCGATTCGATGACACGCGGTcgatttgtaaataaaattttgctttacgttcgaaatatttatacgtgaaaatgtttcaaaataaatacaaatgaaatgtcATGCTTTGATTCCACGATTAAATAATGGAGATGGTAAATATTTTCGCGTCTTTGACTTTGATTATTTCGATCGAGAGCAATATCAATCTACACGAATCGAAGtcaatgtaaatgaaatatatgttaaaagaattttattgcggTATTATGTTAGAGTACAGAGTAAAATAATGAGACCCTATTTCTGTATAACTTGtataatatcaaaattgaaacgataTCTTTCTCGATCATCGTGGAATTATGCAATCGAACGCCCCacgattataatttaaatactcgCAAATTGATTAAtgtgtttaataatattttacgtggcACGTAGCtgatttatctttttttaataattattggcACGCGTTCACAAAAGGTCTCGCCTCCcttttgtagaatatttcGCTCGCTACGAGGGGTTGGGTAACGAACAGGGAATTATTGCGAAATTGAGAAGAATATCGCGAATATCGCATTCACAGGCATTCACGGGAAACAGAATGCGATTTACTCGGAACAGCGTGTCTCACTCGTAATATATGCCGAACACACAGCACCAGGCGTATATATGGTTGTTTTCGTAAACATAGTAGGAATAATTATCACGTTCCACGTCCCAGAGACACTGAAAGGCTGCGTGAACGCTTTGGTCGAGACGTTGAGCTATAGTCACCTGCGCTACTATTTTGTACCTTGCAACAAGAAGAGCCCGGTGTTTCAACTGCGTAACCCGCTACGGGAATTTATCGAAACTCGAATGTCAAATTAGCTGTTCCATTTCCATCGAGCGCAGACGAACTATCGCAAATTATCGAGTGAAATATTCCTGTCATACGCGTTCCCGAATCTGTGAATTATATCTCTTCGATTGtacgtaattttattctggAATCCCCGAATGTTTTAAAGCCATCAAATATGTTTCCCGCTGCTTTTGAATAATTTGGAAACGAAAAAGCTAATGGATGGATTCGCAAACGATTCGACAGAGTTCATTTAACCCTGGAAAGACCGAAGGGTGTAGTAAAACGTTCCCAAAAAATGATTCGCCAATGACGACGTATGCAGATGGTTGGAAATACTATCAGAACGTCTTTCTAGGGTTCGGAATCCTCGTATCAACTCAGAATTCGAGCCAGACACTGGACGCCTGGTGAATTGTTCTTACTACCTGTCGTAATCCTTCTTGCCGATCGCCTTTTGCAATTCGGCTCCAATCTCCTTGCACAATTTCCCCATTTCGCTAGGTTGATACGACGTTACCGTGGATAGTTTATCCTCCATCACTTGGAGCACGATCTTATCGACAGCTTCCGCGTTGAAGCTGTCAAACGATTCCAGCCGATAGGTGTTTTGGTACTTGGGTATCTGCAAGCATTTCACAGAGGTAAAATCGTGTCGGTTAACCGATGCCATTGTTGGACGTACCTTTAATCGGTCGCCGCGTCTGTGGAAAAACATTCGACTCCCTAGGGAAACGAGCGTGGACATCTTCGACGGAAATTTCCTCCGATTCTAAAACGATACATTAATTAAGTTTCTCCAAAGACCTATCTTCCTTCCGCGTTCGATATCGATATCGGAACACTCTATCGGCGTCACCGACGTCACCGCGTTTCTCAAACGTCTCAAAACTTGTACGACGGAACATCGTGACCCTCTCgttcgttattaaaatgaacGTGGCTTAAAATCATTATGGTCCATGCTCGTTAAAGCCGCGAGCCGGTTATATTCGTGATCGTTATTCCGTGTCCACCCAAACAGCAGTTCCCGCGGAttcaacgaatgaaaaataaataaattttccacgcGATCAATTCTTCGCACACGCAGAGTTCTAGCAACGTTTATTCGGCCCAATTAACCTAAACTGCATCGCTGCGAACGTCAAGCCCATCGTTAATTAGTTTCACCTCTGTGGCAGACGTGAATCTCGTGCTCATTCTTGCCCTGGACGACGGTGGCTCGATGGACACCTTGCTCTGCCGTAGACTCATGATTTCGAAattaaagggttaagaatTCGCGATCGAATTGTCGTAAAACTGCTCACGCGTCGCGGCGACTGGACAAAAAAAGCACATCGCCGGCTGCTACGGTGACAACGAAACGCAAGAATTAAGGCTGGATCTGCGGTCGCGTTAGGAATTCCGgtctcgtttcgcgaaagtGATCGCCGAGGATCTACTCGAAGAAACGTGCGATATATAAAGGAGCTGTCCAGTTTCTAGCCCTTGCAAGTCGGTGATATGCGAGACACTTTTTTAGGTAACCATTGGACAGgttaatttcaaactttgttcgtaaaatattgcaaagaaggaattttttaagaattactttaagaaaatatgaaaaagatatttttttacgtcTATAAGCCCCTGAAAAATTTCCATGCAGTGTTGGAATTAGGTGGAcaggaaagtaatgtcgtttttgcaattttaaatacttgtctGTCACTCATCAGCTCGTTGGTTCTTATCGATCAAGGCTGTTGAATAATAATGGTTAAACatagaaattgattaaaaattcgtttgaatttacTGTAAAAgtaacgacattactttccagtctacctaacgtacaaaatttagttCAAAGTCCTACGACGTTTGACGATTTTCGTTATAATCCTTTTAGAGTAACGTTTTTAAGAGCCGAAAGATTAAACGTGTGTAAAGAATGGAAATTCAGTTTTATCTCCAAACGAAACttcaaagtttctttttgtacGCTAACGACATTGTGCGCCTCGCAATCCAATGTTCGACCTGAAGTCAAGACTCCATTTTCCATAGTCCAGCGCGATTCGCTTAATTCGCATCGAATTCGAGAGCCTTTTTACAATGTAAGTAAGGAATAGTAAGAAACTCTACAATGATATTGCTTGCACTTTGCTTCTGGCTTTTTTCTTCGTTGCTCCCAGGATCGAGAATCGCCAGAATGTACcgatttctcttcttcttcttttcaatTCGCCCGAGTTGCGTGTTATACGCATTATCGCGATTGCTCCAAAGAAAGTTTTTCCATGGAGCACTCCGTTTCTCCTTAAGTTCACTCGACCTCGACACGAAACCTCCGCGTTGGAACAAGAACGACACCTGTCGGAACAACTCTTTCGCTCAAATTTCCAATGATTTATTCAATCTCACGATTAAAAACAACTCTCAATTTTCTAATGCGATTGAGAATTGCTGTCTCGTCAAGTACCAAACAGAGTCGAGAACGTTTCATAACAAAATTCGTTAAGCGACTCGAACAACGGGAAACTtttaatctaataataaaactgtCGTTTTTGAAGCACACGCTGAACCGTTTCAGTTTCCCCGGATGGGGGTGGGAACGCTTCTGGAAAACTTTAA
It contains:
- the LOC128873418 gene encoding dynein light chain Tctex-type protein 2B-like isoform X1; translation: MNTSGNDCSAFPTEQNRRKFPSKMSTLVSLGSRMFFHRRGDRLKVRPTMASVNRHDFTSVKCLQIPKYQNTYRLESFDSFNAEAVDKIVLQVMEDKLSTVTSYQPSEMGKLCKEIGAELQKAIGKKDYDRYKIVAQVTIAQRLDQSVHAAFQCLWDVERDNYSYYVYENNHIYAWCCVFGIYYE
- the LOC128873418 gene encoding dynein light chain Tctex-type protein 2B-like isoform X2; translation: MNTSGNDCSAFPTEQNRRKFPSKMSTLVSLGSRMFFHRRGDRLKIPKYQNTYRLESFDSFNAEAVDKIVLQVMEDKLSTVTSYQPSEMGKLCKEIGAELQKAIGKKDYDRYKIVAQVTIAQRLDQSVHAAFQCLWDVERDNYSYYVYENNHIYAWCCVFGIYYE